Proteins found in one Deltaproteobacteria bacterium HGW-Deltaproteobacteria-18 genomic segment:
- a CDS encoding lactate utilization protein C → MSRIIERVRQALKVRANDGRDRLVFAKSEEFIKCADIMAPEEERAGWMESIRKEAQALNLQVHECPDQDACGVAIAALARERSPEWGTLKQIVRWSDPLLDGLGLEARLGADIPVRTVPVADSFDESARAEFRREVIASYIGITTADYLLADTASLVLLGGRGRARSVSLVPSIHVAVVPKNRMLGSYRQMLSRLNGQVLPSNVSIITGPSKTADIEATLVHGAHGPREMHLFVVSS, encoded by the coding sequence ATGAGTCGCATCATTGAACGGGTCAGGCAGGCGCTTAAAGTGCGGGCCAATGACGGACGGGACAGGTTGGTTTTTGCCAAGAGCGAGGAATTCATCAAGTGCGCAGACATCATGGCCCCGGAAGAAGAGCGGGCCGGATGGATGGAAAGCATCCGCAAGGAGGCGCAGGCGCTCAATCTGCAGGTGCACGAGTGTCCGGATCAGGATGCCTGCGGCGTGGCCATCGCGGCCCTGGCCCGGGAGCGCAGTCCGGAATGGGGCACCTTGAAGCAGATCGTGCGCTGGAGCGACCCGCTACTTGATGGATTGGGCCTTGAAGCGCGTCTGGGCGCGGACATCCCCGTCCGGACAGTGCCCGTGGCGGACTCATTCGATGAATCCGCTCGTGCCGAGTTCCGGCGTGAGGTCATCGCCTCGTATATCGGCATCACCACCGCCGATTACCTGCTGGCCGACACTGCCTCGCTGGTGCTTCTGGGCGGCCGTGGCCGCGCACGCTCCGTGTCCCTGGTGCCGTCCATCCATGTCGCGGTGGTGCCCAAAAATCGCATGCTCGGCTCCTACCGGCAGATGCTCTCCCGTCTGAACGGCCAGGTGCTGCCGTCCAACGTGAGCATCATCACCGGCCCGAGCAAGACCGCCGACATCGAGGCCACTCTGGTGCACGGCGCGCATGGGCCGCGCGAGATGCATCTTTTCGTGGTCTCTTCCTGA
- a CDS encoding iron-sulfur cluster-binding protein, protein MLNQDPLKYRELAAKAVQDKQLHRALAKMRDKIGRNAVHLYNQLSPGHDPRQDAKAVRRKVVDNLDVVLETLAANIRARGGHVHLAGTGEDAVEYCLGVAKRHQVARVVKGKSMLSEEIHLNDALEAAGIETVETDLGEYIVQLKGEAPSHIIAPAIHYTREQVGELFAEKLGEPYTDDPPTLTAMARKALREKMLTADMGISGGNTACAETGHVTIVSNEGNIRMATTMPRVHIVLLGIEKIAATLEDHDILLRMLTRAAAGQKISTYISYVGGPRLPDEPDGPEEFHLVLVDNGRSRILADPDFREVLHCVRCGGCLNVCPVYMAIGGHSYGSPYCGPIGAVFTPLTRGINECHHLCQGETLCGACKQVCPVDNDLPRMLSLLRSKLADGDRRWNVRRQSLPTKLVFGLWSMIMRHRRLYDALCALARFGQRLLPRRNGWITRLPGPLGGWTRGRDFPPLAQESFAGRWARRDKTGRGA, encoded by the coding sequence ATGCTGAATCAGGATCCTCTGAAATACAGGGAATTGGCCGCCAAGGCGGTTCAGGACAAGCAGCTTCACCGAGCCCTCGCCAAGATGCGGGACAAGATCGGGCGCAATGCGGTGCACCTCTACAATCAGCTTTCGCCGGGACATGATCCGCGTCAGGACGCCAAGGCCGTGCGACGCAAGGTCGTGGACAATCTGGACGTTGTGCTTGAGACCCTGGCCGCGAATATCCGGGCCAGGGGCGGGCATGTCCATCTTGCCGGGACCGGGGAAGATGCCGTGGAATACTGCCTGGGCGTTGCCAAGCGCCATCAGGTCGCTCGCGTGGTCAAGGGAAAATCCATGCTCAGCGAGGAAATCCACCTCAACGACGCCCTCGAAGCCGCAGGCATCGAGACCGTGGAGACCGATCTTGGCGAGTACATCGTGCAGCTCAAGGGCGAAGCGCCTTCGCACATCATCGCCCCGGCCATCCACTACACCCGCGAGCAGGTCGGCGAACTCTTCGCCGAGAAACTGGGCGAGCCCTACACGGACGATCCGCCGACCCTGACCGCCATGGCCCGCAAGGCCCTGCGCGAAAAGATGCTTACTGCCGACATGGGCATCTCCGGCGGCAACACCGCCTGCGCCGAGACCGGACACGTGACCATCGTCTCCAACGAAGGCAACATCCGCATGGCCACGACCATGCCGAGGGTGCACATAGTGCTGCTGGGCATCGAGAAGATCGCGGCCACCCTGGAGGATCACGACATCCTGCTGCGCATGCTGACCCGCGCGGCGGCAGGGCAGAAGATCTCCACCTATATAAGCTACGTCGGCGGACCGCGCCTGCCCGACGAACCGGACGGACCGGAGGAATTTCATCTGGTTCTGGTGGACAACGGCCGCAGCCGCATTCTGGCAGACCCGGACTTTCGCGAGGTTCTGCACTGCGTGCGCTGCGGCGGATGCCTGAATGTCTGCCCGGTCTACATGGCCATTGGCGGGCATAGTTACGGCTCGCCGTATTGCGGCCCCATCGGCGCGGTCTTCACGCCGCTGACCCGGGGTATCAACGAATGCCACCATCTCTGCCAGGGTGAAACCCTGTGCGGCGCCTGCAAGCAGGTTTGCCCTGTGGACAACGATCTGCCGCGCATGCTCTCGCTGCTGCGCTCCAAACTTGCCGACGGCGACAGGCGCTGGAACGTGCGTCGTCAAAGCCTGCCGACAAAGCTGGTTTTCGGGCTCTGGTCGATGATCATGCGGCATCGGCGCCTGTACGATGCGCTGTGTGCATTGGCCAGATTCGGCCAGAGACTGCTGCCTCGCAGGAACGGCTGGATTACGCGCCTGCCCGGACCGCTGGGCGGATGGACCCGAGGCCGCGATTTTCCGCCTCTGGCACAGGAGAGTTTCGCCGGACGCTGGGCACGTCGTGACAAGACAGGGAGGGGTGCATGA
- a CDS encoding Fe-S oxidoreductase, with the protein MTKPKRVTLFIQCIVDSCFPAVGEAMVKVLERQGLTLDYPANQTCCGQPAFNAGYRDEAARLARHYLDVFEDAEAIVCPSGSCVHMVRHHYLELFANDPRLLARAKRVAARTFEFTEFLVDVLGVTDVGATWNGEVTYHDSCHLLRGLGVKDQPRALLSAVRGLSLVEMTRSDECCGFGGTFSAKYPEISEALLETKLANIQATGTSAVVGCDMGCLMHMQGMIRRRELPISVHHIAEILAGEE; encoded by the coding sequence ATGACCAAACCAAAAAGGGTGACCCTGTTCATCCAGTGCATAGTGGATTCCTGTTTTCCGGCCGTGGGCGAAGCCATGGTCAAGGTGCTTGAACGCCAGGGACTCACCCTCGACTATCCCGCGAACCAGACCTGCTGCGGACAGCCGGCCTTCAACGCCGGATATCGTGATGAGGCGGCGCGTCTGGCACGCCATTATCTGGACGTGTTCGAAGACGCCGAAGCCATTGTCTGCCCGTCCGGATCGTGCGTGCACATGGTCCGGCACCACTACCTGGAACTTTTCGCCAACGACCCAAGGCTGCTGGCCAGGGCCAAGCGGGTGGCCGCCAGGACCTTCGAGTTCACCGAATTTCTGGTCGATGTGCTGGGCGTGACCGATGTCGGGGCAACCTGGAACGGGGAGGTCACCTACCACGATTCCTGTCATCTCCTGCGCGGTCTGGGCGTCAAGGACCAGCCCCGGGCGCTGCTTTCCGCAGTGCGCGGACTGAGCCTCGTCGAGATGACCCGTTCCGATGAATGCTGCGGGTTCGGGGGAACATTTTCGGCCAAATATCCGGAAATTTCCGAGGCCCTGCTGGAGACCAAGCTGGCCAACATCCAGGCCACGGGCACAAGCGCCGTGGTCGGCTGCGACATGGGCTGCCTCATGCACATGCAGGGCATGATCCGCCGCCGCGAGCTGCCCATCAGCGTGCACCACATCGCCGAAATCCTGGCCGGGGAGGAATAG
- a CDS encoding ABC transporter ATP-binding protein — protein MPLLELDQICVNYGAVKAVRDVSLYVEHGEVVTLIGANGAGKSTILRAVSGLARIASGSLSFAGTDMAKTRPDAIVRAGLAHCPEGRQVLARQSIEDNLLLGAYIRQDKDGIARDLEKSYTMFPRLRERRRQPAGTLSGGEQQMLAIARALMSSPRMLLLDEPSLGLAPLVVEEIFGILDSLSAQGMTILLVEQNARLALAHSHRGYVLESGQIAATGEARALLDDDRVLAAYLGA, from the coding sequence ATGCCACTGCTCGAACTTGATCAGATCTGCGTGAACTACGGCGCGGTCAAAGCCGTGCGGGACGTCAGCCTTTACGTGGAGCATGGCGAGGTGGTCACCCTCATCGGCGCCAACGGCGCGGGCAAGAGCACCATCCTGCGCGCCGTCTCCGGTCTGGCCCGCATCGCATCCGGCTCTTTGAGTTTTGCTGGAACCGACATGGCCAAAACCCGGCCGGACGCCATCGTCCGTGCGGGGCTCGCGCATTGCCCCGAAGGACGTCAGGTGCTGGCCCGGCAGAGCATCGAGGACAACCTCCTGCTTGGAGCCTACATCCGCCAGGACAAAGACGGCATCGCGCGTGACCTGGAAAAGTCCTACACCATGTTCCCGCGTCTTCGGGAGCGCCGCCGCCAGCCGGCCGGGACCCTTTCCGGGGGCGAGCAGCAGATGCTGGCCATTGCCCGCGCCCTGATGAGCTCGCCGCGCATGCTCCTGCTCGACGAACCCTCCCTGGGGCTTGCGCCGCTGGTGGTGGAGGAGATTTTCGGCATCCTCGATTCCCTGAGCGCCCAGGGCATGACCATCCTGCTCGTGGAACAGAACGCACGGCTGGCCCTCGCTCACTCCCATCGTGGCTACGTGCTCGAATCCGGGCAGATCGCGGCCACCGGTGAAGCCAGGGCGCTGCTGGACGATGACCGTGTCCTGGCTGCGTATCTGGGGGCCTGA
- the livG gene encoding high-affinity branched-chain amino acid ABC transporter ATP-binding protein LivG (Part of the ABC transporter complexes LivFGHMJ and LivFGHMK involved in the high-affinity transport of branched-chain amino acids; LivFGHMK is specific for the transport of leucine, while LivFGHMJ is a transporter for leucine, isoleucine, and valine) — translation MDAILSLEGVSRSFGGLMAVGDVGFSVQSGEIFGLIGPNGAGKTTLFNLISGLTPVSAGRISFLGKDILGIAPHKVASMGMARTFQNIRLFSGMSVLDNVRAPMQAFAETGLLSDLLGLPASRAQERRIRDKALELLALVGLGSKASDLASSLPYGERRRLEIARALALRPKLLLLDEPAAGLNLAEKAELSDFIRDLRHRFDLTVLIIEHHVPLVMGLCDRLAVLNFGRLICQGKPDEVRSDQCVIDAYLGDSHATART, via the coding sequence ATGGACGCCATTTTAAGCCTTGAAGGCGTATCGCGGTCTTTCGGGGGGCTCATGGCGGTCGGCGATGTCGGCTTTTCCGTGCAGTCTGGTGAGATCTTCGGCCTGATCGGCCCCAATGGCGCCGGCAAGACCACGCTCTTCAACCTGATTTCCGGACTCACGCCCGTTTCCGCGGGCCGGATCAGTTTTCTGGGCAAGGATATTCTGGGCATCGCGCCTCACAAGGTCGCCAGCATGGGCATGGCCAGAACGTTCCAGAACATCCGTCTGTTCAGCGGCATGAGCGTGCTCGACAACGTGCGCGCGCCCATGCAGGCCTTTGCCGAAACCGGCCTCCTGTCGGACCTGCTCGGCCTTCCGGCCAGCCGGGCCCAGGAGAGGCGGATCAGGGACAAGGCCCTTGAGCTGCTCGCTCTTGTCGGGCTGGGTTCCAAGGCTTCGGATCTGGCGTCATCCCTGCCCTACGGTGAGCGCAGGCGGCTCGAGATCGCCCGCGCCCTGGCGCTGCGCCCCAAGCTCCTGCTTCTGGACGAACCGGCTGCGGGCCTGAATCTGGCCGAAAAGGCGGAACTGAGCGATTTCATCCGTGATCTGCGCCACCGCTTCGACCTGACCGTGCTCATCATCGAACACCACGTGCCGCTGGTCATGGGCCTTTGCGACCGTCTGGCCGTGCTCAACTTCGGCCGCCTCATATGTCAGGGCAAGCCGGACGAAGTGCGCAGCGATCAATGCGTCATCGACGCCTATCTGGGAGACAGCCATGCCACTGCTCGAACTTGA
- a CDS encoding branched-chain amino acid ABC transporter permease, with protein sequence MFFDNYGFLMVAIIQQALLGMSLWYPLMAGQLSLASIGFYSLGGYIAAIMGTSPIFASWRETLGVALYPVEWLIAMLASCLLGLLVGIPALRLRGIYLALATIAFVQVLNVVVLVLDVTGGAVGLFGIPQPFEKRIGYLWFFGPLLIVMLLFSWRLTRTVAGRSFMAIREDELAAQAMGISTTFEKVRAFVIGCGLAGVVGAMSAPFLNTWNARQSSFDASVACLAYVLIGGARSIWGPLLGAILLVALPEVLRPLKDARLIMNGIVLVVACIYLPQGIAGLLASLRRKVSGVA encoded by the coding sequence CATGGCCGGACAGCTCTCGCTGGCCAGCATCGGCTTCTATTCCCTGGGCGGCTACATCGCGGCCATCATGGGCACGAGCCCGATCTTTGCCTCCTGGCGGGAGACTCTGGGCGTGGCCCTTTATCCCGTAGAATGGCTCATCGCCATGCTGGCCAGTTGCCTGCTCGGACTTCTGGTCGGCATCCCGGCCCTGCGGTTGCGCGGCATCTACCTGGCCCTGGCGACCATCGCCTTCGTGCAGGTGCTCAACGTCGTGGTGCTGGTTCTGGACGTCACCGGCGGGGCGGTGGGCCTTTTCGGCATCCCGCAGCCTTTCGAGAAGCGCATTGGCTACCTGTGGTTCTTCGGTCCGCTCCTTATCGTCATGCTTCTCTTCTCCTGGCGTTTGACCCGCACCGTGGCCGGCCGGTCCTTCATGGCCATCCGCGAGGACGAGCTGGCTGCCCAGGCCATGGGCATCTCCACCACCTTCGAGAAGGTCCGCGCCTTTGTCATCGGTTGCGGCCTGGCCGGCGTGGTCGGAGCCATGAGCGCGCCGTTCCTCAATACCTGGAACGCCCGCCAGAGCAGTTTCGACGCCTCCGTGGCATGTCTGGCCTATGTGCTCATCGGTGGCGCGCGCTCCATCTGGGGGCCGCTCCTTGGAGCTATCCTGCTTGTCGCGCTGCCCGAGGTGCTGCGTCCGCTCAAGGACGCCCGCCTGATCATGAACGGCATCGTCCTGGTTGTGGCCTGCATCTACCTGCCCCAAGGCATCGCGGGGCTGCTGGCCTCCCTGCGCCGCAAAGTTTCGGGGGTGGCCTGA